Proteins encoded within one genomic window of Lysinibacillus sphaericus:
- a CDS encoding LytR/AlgR family response regulator transcription factor, with protein sequence MKNEINAVQKSIAQQFITMLQDWIPPNSSIAIAVENSYIYFNSGYHGIHLEIGRQVEPGSIAEQVLRTNKRTDAILDNTLFGTPYYGIGYPVHIQDTPAALVVVLPSTFTAQKLEPYQFLTGKQEEEWTPVVIDKISYIESLQKKTWFYVEKEQFKTSITLKELQMRLPPFFIRIHRSYIVNIHFIKKMARDLTSNFIVTLKDGTELPVSQSYLNNLRNALEF encoded by the coding sequence ATGAAAAATGAAATCAATGCTGTACAAAAAAGTATTGCACAACAATTTATTACGATGTTACAAGACTGGATTCCACCTAACTCGTCCATCGCCATTGCTGTAGAGAACTCCTATATTTACTTTAACTCTGGATATCATGGTATTCATTTAGAAATAGGACGGCAAGTTGAACCAGGCAGTATTGCAGAGCAAGTATTGCGTACAAATAAACGTACAGACGCAATATTAGATAATACTCTATTTGGTACACCCTATTATGGTATTGGCTACCCAGTACATATTCAGGATACGCCAGCAGCATTAGTAGTTGTTTTACCTTCAACTTTTACTGCACAGAAATTGGAGCCTTATCAATTTTTAACAGGGAAACAGGAAGAAGAATGGACCCCTGTAGTAATCGATAAAATTTCTTATATTGAGAGCCTTCAGAAAAAAACTTGGTTTTATGTAGAAAAGGAACAATTTAAAACAAGTATTACACTTAAAGAATTACAAATGCGTTTACCTCCGTTTTTTATACGCATTCATAGATCCTATATAGTGAATATTCATTTCATAAAAAAAATGGCGCGTGATCTTACTTCGAATTTCATTGTTACTTTAAAAGATGGTACAGAATTACCTGTCAGCCAATCCTATCTTAATAACCTACGTAATGCGCTAGAATTTTAA
- the lysS gene encoding lysine--tRNA ligase, producing the protein MSNIEELNDQLLVRRQKMTAIQENGQDPFGSRFERTHLSTEVREQFADQTKEQLEENLQEVIIAGRIMTKRGKGKAGFAHIQDLGGQIQIYVRQDHVGEEAYDLFKQADLGDIVGVRGNVFRTQVGELSVKAEGFTFLTKALRPMPEKFHGLQDVEQRYRQRYLDLMTNEDSKKTFITRSKIIRAIRNYLDNAGYLEVETPMLHTIAGGAAARPFITHHNALDMELYMRIAIELHLKRLIVGGLEKVYEIGRVFRNEGISTRHNPEFTMIELYEAYADYKDIMSLTENLIAHVAQEVLGTTSVQYGEDEINLAVGWRRVHMVDAVKEATGVDFWQPMTKEQAQALAKEHGVEVKAAHEVGHIINEFFEQKIEETLVQPTFVFGHPVEISPLAKKNPEDERFTDRFELFIVRREHANAFTELNDPIDQRERFEAQLAEKEAGNDEAHEMDNDFIEALEFGMPPTGGLGIGIDRLIMLLTNSPSIRDVLLFPTMRHITK; encoded by the coding sequence GTGTCAAACATAGAAGAGTTAAATGATCAGCTATTGGTGAGACGTCAAAAAATGACTGCTATTCAAGAGAACGGTCAAGATCCATTCGGTAGTCGATTTGAGCGTACACATCTTTCTACAGAAGTGCGCGAACAATTTGCAGATCAAACAAAAGAACAGCTAGAAGAAAACCTACAAGAAGTGATTATCGCAGGTCGTATTATGACAAAGCGCGGTAAAGGGAAAGCTGGCTTTGCACATATTCAAGATTTAGGTGGACAAATTCAAATTTACGTTCGTCAGGATCATGTTGGTGAAGAAGCTTATGACTTATTTAAACAAGCTGACCTTGGTGATATCGTAGGTGTACGTGGTAACGTATTCCGTACGCAAGTGGGAGAACTTTCAGTGAAGGCTGAAGGGTTTACGTTCCTAACAAAAGCGCTACGTCCTATGCCTGAAAAATTCCATGGCTTACAAGATGTAGAACAACGATACCGTCAACGTTATTTAGATTTAATGACAAACGAAGATAGCAAAAAAACATTTATTACGCGTTCTAAAATTATCCGTGCAATTCGTAACTATTTAGATAATGCAGGCTACTTAGAAGTAGAAACACCAATGCTTCATACAATTGCCGGTGGTGCAGCGGCTCGTCCGTTCATTACTCACCATAATGCACTTGATATGGAATTATACATGCGTATTGCTATCGAATTGCACTTAAAACGTTTAATCGTGGGTGGACTAGAAAAAGTTTATGAGATTGGCCGTGTATTCCGTAACGAAGGTATCTCAACTCGTCACAATCCGGAGTTCACAATGATTGAACTGTACGAAGCATATGCAGACTACAAAGATATCATGTCATTAACAGAAAACTTAATTGCCCATGTAGCACAAGAAGTTCTTGGCACAACATCCGTACAATACGGTGAAGATGAAATCAACCTTGCTGTAGGTTGGAGACGTGTTCATATGGTAGATGCGGTTAAAGAAGCTACAGGCGTTGATTTCTGGCAGCCAATGACGAAGGAACAAGCGCAAGCACTTGCAAAAGAACACGGGGTAGAAGTCAAAGCTGCGCATGAAGTCGGTCATATTATTAATGAATTCTTCGAGCAAAAAATAGAAGAAACACTAGTACAGCCAACTTTTGTATTCGGTCATCCTGTAGAAATCTCTCCTTTAGCGAAGAAAAATCCAGAGGACGAGCGTTTCACAGATCGTTTTGAGCTGTTTATCGTACGTCGTGAGCATGCGAATGCATTCACAGAGCTTAATGATCCAATCGATCAACGTGAACGCTTTGAAGCGCAACTAGCTGAGAAAGAAGCGGGCAATGACGAAGCACACGAAATGGATAATGACTTTATTGAAGCTTTAGAATTCGGTATGCCGCCAACAGGTGGATTAGGTATTGGTATTGACCGTCTAATCATGCTTCTTACAAACTCACCATCAATTCGTGATGTACTATTATTCCCAACAATGCGCCACATAACGAAATAA
- a CDS encoding YolD-like family protein — protein MMLNDRGNMKWTALMLPEHLVQLKEWKKEQFYEKKRELTEWELEEIEQTIQRAFKMQKLIKLTLWKSQKLYDEIGKITGADIYKKELLLDSDLSIKRITFDMIQKALLVDDDD, from the coding sequence ATGATGTTAAATGACCGTGGAAATATGAAATGGACAGCATTAATGTTGCCAGAACATTTAGTTCAGCTCAAGGAGTGGAAAAAGGAGCAGTTTTACGAAAAAAAGCGCGAGTTGACTGAATGGGAGCTTGAAGAAATTGAACAAACAATCCAACGAGCTTTCAAAATGCAAAAGCTAATTAAGCTCACACTTTGGAAAAGCCAAAAGTTATATGATGAAATTGGAAAGATTACTGGGGCAGATATTTATAAAAAGGAGTTACTTTTAGATTCTGACCTATCAATCAAGCGTATTACCTTTGATATGATACAAAAAGCGTTATTGGTAGACGACGATGATTAA
- a CDS encoding YolD-like family protein: MAKTKTPTKKKEPKHPERDEFDLEEIANVLTEAMGEKQIKAFSIYKRDEPLEGTVANMDANTKLIHIKDRYMGIHKVHFLDILKVSDVE, translated from the coding sequence ATGGCAAAAACTAAAACACCTACTAAAAAGAAAGAACCAAAACACCCAGAGAGAGATGAATTTGATTTAGAGGAAATCGCAAACGTATTAACTGAAGCAATGGGTGAAAAACAGATCAAAGCCTTTAGTATCTATAAACGTGATGAACCTTTAGAAGGTACAGTTGCAAACATGGACGCTAACACAAAATTAATCCACATAAAAGACAGATATATGGGCATCCATAAAGTACATTTTTTAGATATTTTAAAAGTATCTGATGTTGAATAA
- a CDS encoding peptidoglycan recognition protein family protein, giving the protein MSYIFIQNLLPSSKYPIKTPYSMTPQYITVHNTANDASASNEIKYMITNNNQVSYHVAVDDKQVIQAIPFNRNAWHCGDGQSNGNRKSIGIEICYSKSGGARYAAAEENAVQYIAKLLKEYGWGIERVKKHQDWNGKYCPHRILSENRWNSFLKRIEEAMKPKNTIQQKEEPKVPNTLTSTAKEDLKGLLKETYQKGILKVDHSERVGSMTDGEALGLLISVVKRTL; this is encoded by the coding sequence ATGAGTTACATTTTCATACAAAACCTATTGCCTTCCAGTAAGTATCCTATAAAAACGCCTTATTCTATGACACCGCAGTACATTACGGTACACAATACCGCAAATGATGCTTCTGCAAGCAACGAAATTAAATACATGATTACCAACAACAATCAGGTATCCTATCATGTTGCTGTTGATGATAAACAAGTAATTCAAGCAATCCCATTTAACCGTAACGCTTGGCATTGTGGGGATGGACAGAGCAACGGTAATCGTAAATCAATTGGTATTGAAATTTGTTATAGCAAAAGTGGTGGTGCCCGTTATGCTGCCGCAGAGGAAAACGCTGTACAGTATATAGCGAAACTACTTAAAGAGTATGGTTGGGGCATTGAGCGAGTTAAAAAACATCAAGATTGGAACGGAAAGTACTGTCCGCATCGAATACTAAGTGAAAACCGCTGGAATAGCTTCTTAAAACGAATTGAAGAAGCAATGAAGCCGAAAAATACAATTCAACAAAAGGAGGAACCAAAAGTGCCAAACACACTAACATCAACAGCTAAAGAGGATTTAAAAGGATTGTTAAAAGAAACGTATCAAAAAGGAATTTTGAAGGTGGACCATAGCGAAAGAGTTGGTTCAATGACTGATGGTGAAGCTTTAGGATTACTCATTTCGGTTGTAAAACGGACATTATAA
- a CDS encoding phage holin family protein, which produces MERFFVSVLGGALSFLIGGWGLLLTVLLVFNILDFLTGMAANWGAINSKRGYQGIIKKGMMWVWIVVANLIYLVLLDQGFSIGQIIPDAVAILFILNEIVSLGENSAKLGLDMPGPVKRALEIFNNHEKEGESK; this is translated from the coding sequence ATGGAAAGATTTTTTGTATCAGTATTAGGAGGAGCTTTATCGTTTTTAATTGGGGGTTGGGGGCTATTGCTAACGGTTCTATTAGTATTTAACATCCTTGATTTTTTAACCGGTATGGCTGCCAATTGGGGAGCTATTAATAGTAAACGAGGCTACCAAGGCATTATTAAAAAGGGCATGATGTGGGTTTGGATAGTAGTGGCTAACTTAATTTATTTAGTGCTTCTAGACCAAGGCTTTTCAATTGGTCAAATTATTCCCGATGCTGTAGCGATTTTATTTATCTTAAACGAAATTGTGAGCTTAGGTGAAAATAGTGCCAAATTGGGTTTGGACATGCCAGGACCAGTAAAACGTGCGTTAGAAATTTTTAATAATCATGAAAAAGAGGGTGAAAGCAAATGA
- a CDS encoding DUF2612 domain-containing protein, whose protein sequence is MFSTKSIVKKFADYFDKTPDSNISKLMSIFATEAQEVKDTNDRIRQWRNIDDAEGVGLDLIGQNVNQPRGVANDEVYRILLKSKIARNLSDGTIDTIIQVLAIALSVEPKMIKIKEKWNDPLEPEPAAIKVIELPLTKLNEAGLDPTNFVRIVQRTVAAGVKVGVIELTGTFEFGDITNSIDNNKGLGDINNEVIGGYYGAVYTPSQDNELPI, encoded by the coding sequence ATGTTTAGTACAAAATCAATCGTTAAAAAATTCGCGGATTACTTTGATAAAACGCCAGATTCTAATATTTCTAAACTAATGAGTATCTTTGCAACAGAGGCACAAGAGGTCAAAGATACTAACGACCGTATAAGACAATGGCGCAACATAGACGACGCTGAAGGTGTAGGACTTGATTTGATTGGTCAAAACGTAAATCAACCGCGTGGTGTAGCTAATGACGAAGTATATCGAATACTATTGAAGTCGAAAATAGCTAGAAATCTAAGTGATGGAACGATTGATACTATTATACAGGTCTTAGCTATTGCATTATCAGTAGAGCCTAAAATGATAAAAATAAAAGAGAAGTGGAATGATCCTTTAGAACCTGAACCAGCAGCGATTAAAGTTATCGAGCTACCACTTACAAAATTGAATGAGGCAGGCCTAGACCCGACTAATTTTGTTCGAATTGTTCAACGTACAGTAGCCGCAGGAGTGAAGGTCGGAGTAATCGAACTTACTGGTACTTTTGAATTTGGTGATATAACTAACTCAATCGACAACAACAAAGGTTTAGGAGACATAAACAACGAGGTTATAGGGGGTTATTACGGTGCTGTCTATACACCTTCCCAAGATAATGAATTACCTATTTAA